AGAAAATAGAACTTGACAATATCCAGCTCTTTGGAGACCAAGAACACAAGACTGATCCGATTTGCTTTCCGTTTGATGACCACTTCAGATTGTACAAAGCCATGCATGACACCGTCCACAAATTTACGAATCATTATATCATCCAACAATCTTTCAGATGCCCAGTAACTTCCTTTCAGGCTCCCTACAAAAAATTAGGAACATTTTAGAATAAAGACAAATCTCACATCGTCAATACTGGTTAGACTTGTCAAAGCAGACACCCTCAAACTACATTGAAAATTTTGGTTGTCACTAAGATATGATAATTTATGACTGCTACTATTTCTCCTCGTTTCAAAGAGAAGACAGATGTCCTTCGTGTGTCTTTCTGTGACTTTCCAATCCTAGGTCCATActtgtaaattaaattaaatcctGATATCTGACTGCCGGTTTGTACACAAAGCTATGACACCACAGTAAACAAGAAGCCTAGAGGAGCCCATACTATGACTGACTTCTTCACATGCAGTGCATTTGTGCAAATGCAATAAACATTGTGTTTCCTCATGCTCATCTAAGGTGATGGTACATGTTGATGTGTACACCTTAAAAACTCATGGTTTCAATGGCTTTCAGTTCAATATTTAggacccggttgttcgaaagccgattaatttaatccaggattagcataaacttttgtttcatgttttcaactttttggtgaaagttttttttggtaatttttgtttttcaagattgacttcttctaatgtacaTTTTTGCCGAATATATGCGTTGAAcggcatttgggagtagagaaataaactcgacaaccgggcccagaataGCGTGCTTTGTTGCAGTACTCGTGATACACTGATCAAGAAGTTTCCCTACCTGTATGTTGTGAGTCCCATGACTGGGTGACACCAATTCTGTAGCTTGGCACAACATTgccttttttttgctgtttgctTTTAGGTTGATATGCATACCTTACTCCGAGAATGCCTGGTGTGAAAGGCATTATACCTATTGCAGGAAAACATGCTGCATTCTTTGAGATGGCTTCAATTCCTCTTAAACGAACCTGACCCAAGCTCTAtaatgaaataaagagaatataTGGAACAACAGAAACTGTAAAATCTTTCTTTTAGAGGGAGGGGGAAGAGAGAGATACATGCTTTCCAAGAATTGGGAGTTTAAGGAATGAAAATAGCTATGTTATAATTGACAATCTTTCTTTAAAAtgtaacaataaaattattattcaatcttgttcacgttgtacaatTTGGTACATATGATTCTGAAGATGGAGGAAGTGTGATTGACTGTTGAATGCTCACATTTtcatcaaaaccttaaattcaGTAATTTCATGTTATTGTTGTACAGAATATGGTGTTCACAGAAATGGATCAACAAAATAGACAGCTGtctaaccctttgacacccaaaccagcctgaacccgccagatgattttacttgtcaatggggaacccctaggagtcaatggcctaaacaaagatttttt
The genomic region above belongs to Montipora capricornis isolate CH-2021 chromosome 8, ASM3666992v2, whole genome shotgun sequence and contains:
- the LOC138014501 gene encoding small ribosomal subunit protein uS3mA-like, encoding MPITGYRNLLKVASYQSLGQVRLRGIEAISKNAACFPAIGIMPFTPGILGVRYAYQPKSKQQKKGNVVPSYRIGVTQSWDSQHTGSLKGSYWASERLLDDIMIRKFVDGVMHGFVQSEVVIKRKANRISLVFLVSKELDIVKFYFLVGFTEKLLTELLGCVVKIEPQSVYS